The following is a genomic window from Elaeis guineensis isolate ETL-2024a chromosome 10, EG11, whole genome shotgun sequence.
AATCATTGGATTTTTTTCATCCAtgattcaatataaaatatatagtgcaatatatatatataatatctttaTTTGTGTGTGCTCGCACATGAAGCAGTATATCTTGCTCACGTGTGCATATGCCTGCATATGCATGTTTTATAAACTTATCATAGAATATTATATATGTGTTGTGCACGCATGCACAAACTGCGCTTGCACATTTACAGTAGTTTGAAGTATCAAGGGtaagattaaaaatataattggctttcaaaaatataatttaaggTTTGGCTTCATTACTAAATTAGTCCTCAAGATTTTGTGAGACTTTTGAAAATTATGGTGTCATCTCTGACATTACAAAAATGGTTAACGTAAGCCATTACCATCACTTTTTTGTTGCTGATCAAATGGAGCTACATGGGTAtcgaattttttttattacatgGCAAAAAGAGGACACTTACAGATCCAAGATGTGGCAGAAAAAGACGATAGAGAGGTAAAATTGCCACGCCAGCAGGTTGTTGGGAGAAAATTTCCATCATAATAAGAGAGAATTGAGCTTTGGTAtgcatcaaaaaaagaaaaattaagagagaaaTGAGTTCTTTTGTTCAAAATAGGATGAAACTCGAAAATTTTAAAAGCTCTATTTAtttctatgattttttttgtgTCAGAGAACATCAAAGGGAACAAGTGAAAAGATGGGCAACTAACCCATGGTCCAAATGCTGAAGAACTTCCATGATATTTTTAGCTATATCTtcttttattactatttttactTAGGCAACCTTAATATCATGCTGTTTATTGTTTTTAACAACACCCATATGGCCATAGTTTTGATGCAAGAAATAGAAGGGATAAGATAACGAAAGACCACAGGACTTGCATTACACGTGCTTCCATTTCAACAACATATTTATTGTTTATTTCATTAATATATGTATGCATCTTCTTTCATTGTTGAGCGACAGCATTGGcagtattataaatattttttaaaaaatatataaaaaataagagaTTATTGAATATAATCAACCTAATCTACCCCCTACAAGCATGTGATTAGTATGAAGTGCAAGACGTAACAGGATAGGACAAAGATGCTAGGAAGGAACACTTTGAATAGTGACACATATTTTAGATGGAACACATGAAATTGTAGCAGCCATTTTGACCATAAGAGACGGTTGCGTGTATTACTTGTCCGGAATCGGAGACGACGGCAGGACACTCCACTACATCCGAAGGGGACAAACAATGTGTCCAAGTCAACGCGTGACCGCGTTTGGACCTCCCACCCTGGGCCAGGAGGGAGAGCCATCCCCATCTACGTCGATTTCGTCTCTGACTCTCTATCCTTCCCATTTCCGCATGTATTCTCCTTGGCCACACGAAATTATTTGGATCTATTTCACTTctgaattattattattattatttttataaatattttaaaattttaatttttactaaaaatttaaatctattcaaatccaatcataatcatcaaaaatttaatctatccttattttataatatcCTCTATTTTATATGACCTGTGGAtcgaatatattttaataaatcagAACCTCGTCTAGAAAAACTAGTATGAAGAAATTGAATTTCTTAGTCATATATAAGTATCTATGATCTATCCATTATATAGctataaaagataaaatatatgCTCATATAGATCCTTATAACTAATTTGCATTCTTTATATTTTATCATCTTATAGACTTAAATCATATTCGCGGACCCGACATGAGGCTTGTGGTGGTAAGCAGCAATCACCTATTCAATACTTCAATTCCTGGAGTGGAGTTAAGGATTATTTGGGCAGACATCACCAAGATGAGACCGGTCTTAAGAGCAGACTTATTGATCATTGAGGATGATTCAGCCGTAGTGATTAAATGGATTTAGGGCCGAGCAAGAGCGACTCAGACTTATGCTCTCTTGCGCAATATTTGGAGGATGCTGATAGGATGTATATTTTTGATAATCAAGCATGTCTATTGAGAGGCAAAGAATATGCCAGATTGGATCGCTTCCTATATGACAGAGATATTTTATGAATCAATGCAATTGATACTTCTTTTGATTTTAAGaatgttgtggttctaataatatgaagggcaccaatagtcccacatcgattgtgagtcagaaGGACTTACGTTTAtaaggagagaaaaaatttttccacATGAGGCACTTTTTAAAGGGCAAAACTATGAGACCCATGGGTCAGagcagacaatacctcatgtAACGGGTTGAGCTTTTGTCTGAGACTGAGATCCGCCTCGACTGactgtgagactcatcggactgTACACATCGTAGTCTTCCTTGACTGAGGGGCTCTGTCGTGGTTCTAATAATGTCCCCTTGACTGGGGactctgttgtggttctaataatatggagattgtgattgtgagtcaaagagGACTCGTctttataaggagaaaaaaattatttccacTTGAGGCATCTTTTAAAGGGTAAAACTGTAAGGTCCATgagtcaaagcggacaataccttacgTGACGGACCGAGTCTTTGTCCATAAtaagagatattttattttttgattttattagatGTACTTATATTAGATTAGTATGATTTATCTGATAATCAGAAAAAAAATACAGGATTATTGATGTAATATAGCTGTGCACGAGTATGAAATCCTATTTGTGAAAGGGAAACGGGTGATTGTGAATAGGATTTCTAAAGGCTGTTCGATTTGTTTACCTTATGGTACTTGTGCCAAGATAGAGGAGTGTATTCATATGGCCATTTCCTAGGCCACGAGGTCTCCCAGAGCCAATATCTACACCACGATCTATTAGTAAAGAGGCCTGTGTTTctacccaccaaaaaaaaaaaaaggcctgtGAATGCTATGTGTCATCTGCATCATCTTAAATAAGGCTGTTccttctacccaaaaaaaaaaaaaaaaaaaaagaaaggcctGTGAATGGTGGATGGTTACTTAAGAGCCTGTTCTTCATTTTAGATTGAAGACAGTAATAGACAGCCAACCATTAGCTTTTGACATTTAGGGTtggggttgtatcttttgcacgATAGGCTGATCCTTTTTCTTTTGTGAGGCCAATAGTTGGATTGTGTAATATttactttaaaatttatataagcaGATGGGAAAAAAAGattagaatattttgaaatccatataAGATGCGatataataattgatgttatgaaaaaaagatcaattattttttcatgcaaaagatacCATCCGTATCTGAATCACCGTAATTAAAATGCACATCCAAGTCTTGTCATGCAGAATTAAAATTAGATACAATATTTACTCGGTCTGAAACATGGACTTTGAGTATCCAAATGCCAATATAGTTGGATTTATTTTTCAGAAAACAAACTATGAATTTAAGAAGTCAAAAGTCTTAATATGGACTAGAATTAATTGCATGGGATTGAATAAAATCACAATTTGTTTTGGCGCAAGTGAGGGTTAGATGGCTCTTCCAATCTACATTTTCAATTGGACAAACACAACACTCAAACAAAGAACGGTCAAAACAATAGCATCATATATGATAAAAAACTCCGTAAGCATCCGCTTGTAATGTATTCCAAAGCTTTGAATGAATAACGCCTGCTCTATGGATCATGAAATCACTATGAATGAAATCACAAGTTGATCCAACCCTTTGGCAAATGTTACATGGTGGTTGGTGCTCTGGCAACTCAGAGGTGGCAGCCTGCCCTTCCCAATATATTATTGGGACAAAAGCTCCGTTCTTCTATTTTGTTGGGACAAGAATTCTGCCACTTTCTTacccaaataataataataataataataataataataataataataataattctgCCACTTTAGTCAAATCAATTATTCTAAATTTCAGCTCAAATATGAAATATTGTAGATTGTGGGGTATCTCCTTCCTCCTTCCTTTATAAATGTTTGTTGCTCGCTGAACCCCGTGTACCAAGTTAGATGCATTTTGATTAATCTATTCATGATGGTGTCCCTCGTGAAAGCTTTGTTACAGGAGATTCCAATGCAAGGGCCCTTGCTACAGGGATCTTGCCCTTATAGACTACTTCAGCACCCTTTAGTGGATTCGCTGAAACTTAAATACTCTGATATAATTATTGCCAGTGCACTTTTCTTTTATGCTCCTATGGTAAGATTGACAGAAAATCGGACAGTGGACTTGTCATGTCTCGAATCCATTGTCCGAATCAATCATATAATGTGACTGTATGAATTTTAAGATAAATTCGAGAGGTTACGTAAgatctataaaataattttattattctaattttatgatcaaattcaTCCAACACTGTACatcttataatttaaaaaaaaaaaaaaatcgaagctATGAACTTTATAATCCAGTAAAAATCTCatcatatttatactaatataataataaaatttaaaaatactaaatCTAAGATATCAGATGAAAAATATAAACAACACGAAATCTCATATCAAATATCCAACATAACTCAACAGTTATATAAGCATTATATCATAAACCATATATCGtcacaaatccatcataaatatcGATAGTGAattcatataaattttattttatattttattaacaaatttcaaatcaatAGTTATCTTTCAGTTTTAGATTATTCATGATTACACTTCTGCCTATGATACGTAAATCATAAATCAGATTTCAATTCGTGATGGCAAAAAAATATCCATACTTCGGTTTGCAGTGATAAATTAGAATATTCGTGTTTTGATCCATGATGGTAAATCAGAATATCATGATTTGATCTATTATTAGTTATTCAAAATGTTACAATTCAGCCCATGAATGAAatcataagttttttttttttttttttgataaagcagATAAAAACAAGCTTTGTTAATTGTAATGAATGAAATCACAAGTTGGTCCAACCGTTTGGGAAATGTTAGAGCCTACAGATGGTTGTTGGGAACCCAAGTTATGGTGGCTGGTGCCCACTGCTCTGACAACTCTGAGGTGGGAGCCAACCCTCTCCAATATTTTATTGAGACAAAAGGTCCGTTCTTTATCAGGCGGGGACGTCATTGGCTTATTTATATCATTCGTCCCTTAGGCCTAATTGAATGTTACCAATTCAATTGATCTTCATCTGTACCTTGGGTAGTGGTCATTATGTTTGCTTTGTTGAATCAAGGCtgtcactatttttttttttttaaaaaaaaatcggcCCTCTTGACCTACTTATCgtacttgagatttttttttttttagatacaaATAGACGATCATACGAATATCTAATGTGAAAGCAGCTTAAAAGGTCAAGATGTACAAAATCCTACAAGATCAGCGGATAATCCTCGCCTTGTCTCCACAGCTAGTCACTGGAGTACTCAACAATAAAAGCCACCATCCAACCTGCTACGGTATTCACCTCCCAGTAGATATGTCGGATTCTAATTGCAACAGCTTGATGAAGAGAGGTCTAGACATCCCGAATAAGTGGATGACCCTCGAATTACGTGGCATCTCTTCGAATCCAAAAAATGATAATAGTAAAGTCATCCTTCAGAAAAATTCTCTCTGCATGAAGTTGTTGCCTGACAAAGATGACATCTGCCCAAGTGACGTGAAGTTCCGCATCCGGGACCGAAAGCTCAAAGAGTGAGAGCCACCCACCGTCAAAAGTCTCCCATCAGGACCGCGGATGACAAAACCAGCTCCGCCCCTCCCATTCCTGACACTGCCATCAAAGTTAATCTTTACAAACCCTGAGGGTGGGGGCTCCCAGGAAATGGATAGAACCCTATGGATTGCTGCCGAACAGCCAGGGAGTTCCAAAGATCCAGGATGTTAATGGACGGAATGACAGTATCAAACTAGCAATATTCCTAAGCTAAACAAATAGTTGTCTCCAGTATCTGACGAGCAAGAATCACCTCACCATCGAAGACAATGCTGTTCCTTGACAACCAAATCTGGTAAGCAATATAAGTCATCCGCCCACCAACAGTAGTCGTCCTATCAATCATACTCTGACGGATGAAGCCAAGGAAGGACACCAACCATGGATCAATGCTCGTCTCCCATGGGTAACCACATGTCTGTCTCCAAATGACCCTCGTCTTAGGGCAGCGTAGGACAACATGCTCCACAGACTCATCCTCCATTCTATTGATCAGACACAAGATCAGAACCTTTATGCCCCTCTCTCCGAGAAGTGTTCGAGTCAGAAAAATCCACACCATAGGATGAGCGCAACTTTCCAAATTCAAGTGGCCTCAATCCTCTTAAGAGGCGTCGGTCTGTACAAATAGGAGAGGTCCCTTAAGGAAACCTTCAGGCAGCAGGAGCATCCCCAGACCCTTGTATCTTGAGTGGGTGCATCAGAACTGGGATGGCAAAGATCCACTCTACAAGTGGGTCCCCAAAGAGCCAATTGATCTCTTGTGCTCTCCAGCTGGAGTCATCGGCAGTGATGAGATCAGACACCCTCATGTGGTCCTTCACCTCATTGCTGACAAGGGTCTGCCAGTGAGATAGAGAAATATTCGAAATCTAGGCATCCTGAATCACCTCCATCGAGTGTCCATCTCCGATCAAGCATCTGATTTGGCCCATCATAATGGGCTTCCAAGCATAAATCTTCCTCCAGATGAAAGAGCAACACCAGACAACCTGGATGGGAGTCCTATGGCTCCACCTACCGTAGTGAGCTCTCATCACCCTGCTCCACAAATAGTCCGACTGGATCAAGAATCTAGCCATATGTCTGGCAATCAACGCCTCCCTCCTCGTCAATAAGAAATGGATCTCTAGGCCACCATCCTGTATAGGCTGACACACCACCTCCTAAAAAAGTAGATAGATCCGATGATCGCACCTAAATCCCCAAAGAAGTTGTGAAAGTGCTGCTCCATCCTTCTGTACAAGCAACCGGAACAATTATATTGATCAGGAGGTAAACCAAAACAGAGCTCAGCATCGATCTCACTAGAGTCATCCTGCCCAAAAAAGAGAGGGTGTTGGCTTGCCAGCCCTGAAGAGGCTCCTGGATCTGCTGCTTCAAGGGCCTGCACTCAGTCTGCCACAGACGATGGCCTGTGATTGAAACATCGAGATAGGTCAGCATCCTTGACTGCTCTCGAATCCCCAAGATCTCCTTGATCGTCGATCTGACTTGGGGCTTCATCCTCGGACTGAAAATGATTGCAGACTTTTGAATATCGACCAATTGCCCTGACGTCCGACAATAAGACATGACAATGAAGGTAAAGTGCTCCGCATTTTGGATCGAGGCATGTCCGATGAGGAAATAATTATATGTAAAGAGAAGGTACGAGAGCAACGGGCACCAGAGGTAGTTCAATACAGTTCCAGGGTTTGTCTCTGTATTGTTGCTCTCAACACCCTGGATAAGGCATCCGCGCATAAAATGAACAGATAGGGAGAGAGAGGACAACCTTGGCAAAGGcctacagaagaaaaaaaaactccGTCGGGGTGCCATTGACAAGATGGTGAAGATCGGGCTCTCGGCACAGTCCATGATCCAGTGAATCCACCCCTCCCCGAAATCAGCTCTCGAAGCATCTACCAGAGGAACACCTAACTCATTCGATCATACGCCCGCTCCATATCCAGCTTGATCGTCATGAGGCTGCAGTGACAAGGAGCTCTCTGGAGATTGTGCATGAACTCCTGAGCAAGCAAAATATTATCGATGATAGACTGATCTCTGATGCTCCAGACTAATCAGACGAGACATCAGCGACTTTAGCAGTCCTACCAAAACCCTCTCACACACTTGTAGAGGGTTGTATAGAGGCTGATAGGTCTGAAATGCTTAGAGATCGAAGCATCAGGCTACTTCAAAATGAGGATAATAAGGGTCTAGTTCCATGCCATCAGAACACCCCTGGACTCGAAGGCCGCCTGCACCACCTCCACTACCTCTT
Proteins encoded in this region:
- the LOC140852171 gene encoding uncharacterized protein, translating into MEDESVEHVVLRCPKTRVIWRQTCGYPWETSIDPWLVSFLGFIRQSMIDRTTTVGGRMTYIAYQIWLSRNSIVFDGEVILAPIHRVLSISWEPPPSGFVKINFDGSVRNGRGGAGFVIRGPDGRLLTVGGSHSLSFRSRMRNFTSLGQMSSLSGNNFMQREFF